The proteins below come from a single Pichia kudriavzevii chromosome 2, complete sequence genomic window:
- a CDS encoding uncharacterized protein (PKUD0B05620) → MTTPMERTLSCTIATLNRRYTQKLNSNPLLTKALTLAFFALLNEQLASLFAGDIQELVVTRNVSLPHTITAKVPLMGVFAALVNAPITHYGYRLINRVIPAPLTTRKKVLQILLGTGVVTPIFCACFVSWVGIINSLQKLKDEYKRGGDWIARLKNVIKHMILIVRTSLKTNFIKVTTTSVFANPVFMFLAQKFVAPEAWAVFFALCYFIVGTYNNTRVKLAQRKLKRRQKDDGYDRKSE, encoded by the coding sequence ATGACGACGCCAATGGAACGTACTCTGTCGTGCACTATCGCTACCCTCAACAGACGGTACACGCAGAAGTTGAATTCAAATCCTCTTTTGACAAAGGCACTCACACTGGCCTTCTTTGCCCTATTGAACGAGCAGTTGGCTTCATTATTTGCAGGCGACATCCAAGAGCTGGTAGTCACAAGGAATGTCTCGTTGCCGCATACAATCACGGCAAAGGTGCCACTAATGGGTGTCTTTGCTGCCCTTGTTAATGCTCCAATTACACATTACGGATATCGGCTTATTAACCGGGTGATACCTGCTCCATTAACAACGAGAAAGAAGGTGCTACAAATTTTACTTGGGACCGGGGTGGTCACTCCTATCTTCTGTGCTTGTTTTGTCTCGTGGGTAGGTATAATCAACAGTTTACAGAAGCTAAAAGACGAGTACAAGAGAGGTGGTGACTGGATTGcaagattgaagaatgtGATCAAACATATGATTCTCATTGTGAGGACATCTCTAAAGACGAATTTCATCAAGGTGACAACCACCTCGGTCTTTGCCAATCCCGTCTTTATGTTTCTGGCCCAAAAATTTGTGGCACCTGAGGCATGGGCCGTTTTCTTTGCGTTGTGTTATTTCATCGTTGGAACGTACAACAACACCAGAGTGAAGCTCGCCCAaaggaagttgaaaagaagacAAAAAGACGATGGTTATGATAGAAAGTCGGAATAA
- a CDS encoding uncharacterized protein (PKUD0B05610; similar to Saccharomyces cerevisiae YOL093W (TRM10); ancestral locus Anc_3.104) — MSGNGQTRKPGEKLVPPEGMTKSAYKKLLRKQRHAETKEQYREHRKQLKKQKDAERKAEIEKLKAKGEPYEHLLKPRNKNKLHKKIEYGDVHIEANPIENKKKIGIVIDCAYDDYMNEKEVVSLSSQITRAYSTNRTAVKAYYDSELARLQDESRKHEKSLNEKMGIAPSARLVISGVDKRLKKRFDKVLPDYANWDPECAVLTEVNLTEVLDNWDGSSGQDYSNVVYLSADVDEKIEELKPGETYIIGGIVDKGRHKNLCKSTAEGLGKNIRIRRLPIDEYIKLSGRKVLTTAHVVELLLKWCDYKDWKKAFEEVLPQRKMGNGCEGEGEGEGEGEGEDEDEDEDEDDDGDGDGDEDEDRDGDKENVNINGMHDDIDGIDNKGRDEEKTDKIV, encoded by the coding sequence ATGAGCGGCAATGGACAAACAAGAAAGCCTGGAGAGAAGTTGGTTCCGCCGGAAGGCATGACCAAGTCAGCGTATAAGAAGcttttgagaaaacaaagacacGCAGAGACCAAGGAACAATACAGAGAACACAGGAAACAACTGAAAAAACAGAAGGACGCAGAGCGCAAAgcagaaattgaaaagttgaagGCTAAAGGTGAACCATACGAGCATCTACTCAAGccaagaaacaagaataaGCTTCACAAGAAAATCGAATATGGAGATGTCCACATTGAAGCAAATCCGattgaaaataagaaaaaaattggaataGTTATTGATTGTGCATATGATGACTACAtgaatgaaaaagaagttgTGAGTTTGAGCTCTCAGATAACTAGGGCATATTCAACCAACAGAACGGCTGTTAAGGCCTACTATGATTCTGAATTGGCAAGGCTACAAGATGAAAGTCGCAAGCATGAAAAATCACTAAACGAAAAAATGGGCATTGCTCCGTCTGCAAGACTTGTTATTAGTGGTGTAGACaaaaggttgaaaaaaagatttgATAAGGTGTTACCAGACTATGCCAACTGGGATCCTGAATGTGCGGTATTGACGGAAGTGAATCTTACAGAGGTTTTGGATAACTGGGATGGATCATCTGGACAGGATTACTCGAATGTCGTGTATCTATCTGcagatgttgatgaaaagattgaagaGCTTAAACCTGGGGAAACGTATATTATTGGGGGTATTGTTGACAAGGGGCGCCATAAGAATCTCTGTAAGAGTACTGCGGAGGGTCTTGGGAAGAATATTCGGATCAGAAGGCTGCCAATTGATGAGTACATAAAACTAAGTGGACGTAAAGTACTAACAACTGCCCATGTTGTTGAGCTTCTATTGAAATGGTGTGACTACAAGGACTGGAAAAAAGCGTTTGAAGAGGTTCTACCTCAAAGGAAGATGGGCAACGGATgtgaaggtgaaggtgaaggtgaaggtgaaggtgaaggtgaagatgaagatgaagatgaagatgaagatgacgatggtgatggtgatggtgatgaagacgaagatAGAGATGGGGATAAAGAGAATGTCAATATTAATGGGATGCACGACGATATAGACGGAATTGATAACAAAGGCAGGGATGAGGAGAAAACAGATAAaatagtatag
- a CDS encoding uncharacterized protein (PKUD0B05590; similar to Saccharomyces cerevisiae YOL090W (MSH2); ancestral locus Anc_3.107) codes for MSANVYNEESEAQPSIYRSYLRLPAVQQRTIRALVRDGSKGSSSYYTIFDEDAVLGAEIVYSSHSVLKSSPLIAHPRDLDRKVCVQYLPLSEQTFSTLLPSLILDKNYKVEIYKIEDSKNHNWKLIKSASPGHLEEIEDLLYLSSNNEESNNQAIEVASSSIIAAIKLVSSSKEGKKIGLAFYDPNLKFLGLSEYPDTDLFSNTEAILIQLGIKECLVSSSSLSEKDIEFAKLTQTIDRCDILITEVSSSTFNANNSEQDLVTLSGNEHILATSELAALKAALASSNALILYLSLLASDSIRGSINIGKYDLDKYMRLDAAAVKALNLFPSGVSNTNINQQGISNAPTSIFALLNQCKTAGGSRLLSQWIKQPLIDTEEINERHSLVEWFVKDSCLLGSIRGQFLSNVPDIARLVRKLAGKRYSGLDEVVRLYQLVKSLKKCEDILNESLESNPDVHELVKKYWLDGIVEHSEALNKYAEMIEQTVDLESLENATSASSISSLIQINPEYDEKLMELQNERERIESEMHRLHEDAAIDLGMEIDKKLKLEQNTNHGWCFRLTRNDSGVLRGKSSSVKNKNATNSEFQELQTVKAGVFFTNVELSALSKDFERVMDSYSKQQSHIVSEIRSIALTYVPVFTKLSVILDILDVIASFAVVATCAPIEYTRPKRNWSLDDGSRKMRVWQARHPCLEVSDGVSFIPNDYVLGGPDNEKIKAKGGETWDSGKDFFLITGPNMGGKSTYIRTLGVVCLMNQIGSFVPCDEDSEFAVVDAIHARVGASDSQLKGVSTFMAEMLEMSSIIASSHKGSLVIVDELGRGTSTYDGFGLAWSISEHLAKNVKSWTLFATHFHELTALANEYNNVGNLHVVAHVDEGAAAKEDREGEDNVTLLYKVEPGISDQSFGIHVAELVKFPQKIITMAKRKARELDDDVEEELTSSKHAKYSKEEYLKGREELKAILKEWKAKVIEAGGLEKLDSKQAMQILHDLTTKTESPVIRDSMNL; via the coding sequence ATGTCAGCTAATGTCTATAACGAGGAGTCCGAGGCACAGCCTTCGATTTATCGCTCTTATTTGCGTCTACCTGCGGTCCAACAACGTACAATCCGAGCATTAGTAAGAGATGGAAGTAAAGGTTCGTCCTCTTACTATACCAtctttgatgaagatgcagTTTTGGGCGCTGAAATTGTGTATTCCTCTCATTCGGTGCTGAAATCGTCTCCTTTGATTGCACACCCGAGAGATTTAGACAGAAAAGTTTGTGTTCAGTACTTGCCATTGTCAGAGCAAACTTTTTCTACTTTATTACCCTCTCTAATTTTAGATAAGAATTACAAAGTTGAAATCTACAAGATTGAAGATTCCAAGAATCACAATTGgaaattgatcaaaagTGCAAGTCCTGGCCATCTAGAGgagattgaagatttgTTATACCTAAGTTCTAACAACGAGGAGTCAAATAATCAGGCCATTGAAGTTGCCTCATCCTCGATTATAGCAGCAATAAAGCTGGTTTCCTCATCCAAAGAAGGCAAAAAGATTGGTCTTGCTTTCTATgatccaaatttgaaattcctGGGATTGTCAGAGTATCCAGATACAGATCTATTCTCTAATACTGAGGCCATCTTGATTCAACTAGGTATCAAAGAGTgtcttgtttcttcaagCTCATTGAGCGAAAAAGATATAGAGTTTGCAAAATTAACTCAAACTATTGATAGGTGTGATATTTTGATCACTGAGGTCTCATCATCTACATTCAATGCAAATAATTCAGAACAAGATCTAGTTACATTATCAGGGAATGAACATATTTTAGCAACCTCAGAATTGGCAGCTTTAAAAGCTGCTTTGGCGTCATCTAATGCCTTGATTTTATATCTAAGTTTATTGGCCAGTGATTCCATTAGGGGTTCTATCAACATTGGGAAATACGATCTAGATAAGTATATGAGATTAGATGCGGCTGCTGTTAAAGCACTAAACCTATTCCCTAGTGGAGTTTCCAATACCAACATAAACCAACAAGGGATCAGCAATGCACCAACCTCAATATTTGCTTTGTTAAATCAGTGCAAAACGGCCGGAGGTTCCCGGCTCCTATCGCAATGGATCAAACAGCCCCTCATTGATACAGAGGAAATCAACGAGCGTCATAGTTTAGTCGAGTGGTTCGTCAAAGACAGTTGTTTGCTAGGCAGCATTCGGGGCCAATTCCTATCTAATGTTCCTGATATTGCGAGACTAGTCAGAAAATTGGCAGGGAAAAGATATTCTGGGTTAGATGAAGTTGTTAGACTATACCAATTAGTTAAaagcttgaaaaaatgCGAAGATATTCTTAATGAAAGTTTGGAGTCCAATCCAGATGTACATGAGCTTgtcaaaaaatattggcTCGATGGTATTGTGGAGCATAGCGAAGCATTGAACAAGTATGCCGAAATGATTGAACAAACGGTCGACTTGGAAAGTTTGGAGAATGCAACATCGGCATCATCCATCTCGTCGTTGATACAAATCAATCCAGAATATGATGAGAAGTTAATGGAATTACAAAATGAAAGAGAACGTATTGAATCTGAAATGCACAGGTTACACGAAGACGCCGCAATTGATCTGGGGATGGAGattgataaaaaattaaagcTGGAACAAAACACTAATCATGGTTGGTGCTTTAGGTTGACCAGAAATGATTCCGGGGTATTGCGTGGTAAATCGAGTTCTGTCAAGAATAAAAATGCCACGAATTCAGAATTTCAAGAGTTGCAAACAGTGAAAGCAGGGGTTTTCTTCACGAATGTTGAGCTAAGTGCGTTatccaaagattttgaaagagtGATGGATTCTTATTCCAAACAGCAATCCCATATTGTCTCCGAAATAAGATCGATTGCTCTGACATATGTCCCTGTTTTTACCAAATTGTCGGTCATCCTAGACATTCTTGATGTCATTGCATCATTTGCAGTGGTTGCAACTTGTGCACCTATAGAATATACGAGaccaaaaagaaattggtCATTAGATGATGGTTCGAGAAAAATGAGAGTTTGGCAAGCAAGGCATCCGTGCTTGGAAGTCAGTGATGGTGTTTCTTTTATCCCAAATGACTACGTTTTGGGTGGTCCTGACAATGAAAAGATTAAAGCCAAAGGAGGAGAAACATGGGATTCAGGTAAAGACTTCTTTTTGATCACTGGTCCAAATATGGGTGGTAAATCTACGTATATTCGTACTTTGGGAGTGGTGTGCCTAATGAATCAAATTGGCAGTTTTGTTCCATGTGATGAGGATTCTGAATTTGCTGTAGTCGATGCAATCCATGCTAGAGTGGGTGCGTCTGATTCCCAACTAAAGGGAGTCTCCACATTCATGGCTGAAATGCTCGAGATGTCATCAATTATTGCATCCTCCCATAAGGGCAGTTTAGTTATAGTTGACGAGTTAGGTCGGGGCACAAGCACATACGACGGGTTTGGACTTGCATGGTCTATCAGTGAGCATTTGGCCAAAAACGTAAAGTCTTGGACACTTTTTGCTACTCACTTCCATGAGTTGACAGCCCTAGCAAATGAATACAATAATGTTGGCAACTTGCATGTTGTCGCACACGTTGATGAGGGGGCAGCTGCCAAGGAGGACAGAGAGGGAGAGGATAACGTGACCCTACTGTATAAGGTGGAACCAGGCATCAGTGACCAGTCTTTTGGTATTCATGTCGCAGAACTTGTAAAGTTCCCACAGAAAATCATCACAATGGCCAAGAGGAAAGCAAGAGAACtcgatgatgatgttgaagaagaactaaCATCGTCAAAACATGCCAAGTATTCGAAGGAAGAATATCTCAAGGGTCGTGAGGAGCTTAAAGCTATTCTCAAAGAATGGAAAGCTAAAGTTATCGAAGCAGGTGgtcttgaaaaattagaCTCCAAACAGGCAATGCAGATCCTCCATGACCTTACTACAAAAACGGAGTCACCTGTGATTCGTGATTCTATGAATTTATGA
- a CDS encoding uncharacterized protein (PKUD0B05570; similar to Saccharomyces cerevisiae YBR017C (KAP104); ancestral locus Anc_3.181), translating to MILWVFFFGKRFVHHLHSANPLRSCFSNPSYRQKMASQSSWTPDVPSLQQLVHIFTGTLSPDATIRQEATTALTQAKNIADFDNYLLHILLSNEIADSTRASAGIYLKNDLVKNFKYKPHELQANILQLVPHGLLSESPFVRHITAGIISAVFRAVGTAGWPSVVPDLIALISGAAGEYAIDGASEALLSICEDSSRMLEYEIKNNDGSITVPMQTLIPKLIELIPNSQPSITSKIRSRFLNCLVHCINVGSNTALINIDAILAIVFAMCQENNGDEEVQKAVASIFCGILEKWPEKLYPHWSGILQWCIHMVKQGADSVALQADEFLLSMSTSELPNQYIRPYLEDLIPVLLEKMVYDLNDVELMEAEDEKDVGSEDKDEDIKPQTAKSKEHKLTKRDGTESSALLNKDDDDDNDDSDNDDDDDDDGDDDDFDNTYTWNLRKCSAATVDILSTYYPEEVLQYSFPIIKENMNASTWPIREASILTLGAISEAALNHATMQLPELIPFLVDRLKDDQPRVRQITCWTLGRYSHWVCSEAQSGGSFASYFTPTFRAIMECALDSKKVVQESACSSLSDFIESSEPQLLSQFIEPLLHHFQAYFTNYRRKNLIVLYDTIQTFVEKVGEALRYNQKFMDLLLPPLMEKWQTLNDDDKDLWPLLECMSSVAASTGEAFASCAMPVYERALRILNNCIEQDKMATSDPSFVPPEKDFIVTSLDLIDGLVQGLTQHSAELINRTDSSAKYSLMELVLTCLDDNVDDVRQSAYALIGDFAIYLFPTLILPYLQPLMISIYQEIGKLNEYSVASCNNAIWALGEISIRSENNILDQYLANFLRILEPLVLNFDADITLLENAAVTIGRFGIHYPDQTSVMANDVLIVWCQLIGGLEDNEEKASAVQGMCNIVLKHPEIVNALGNMRAIVELIANYHEPTVELAEIFKVLLTGLKSGLGAEWDRIVSGTAYCETLSQRYGV from the coding sequence atgATCTTgtgggtttttttttttggaaaacgTTTTGTTCATCATTTGCATTCAGCTAACCCGCTAAGAAGCTGCTTTTCCAATCCTTCTTATCGACAGAAGATGGCCTCGCAATCCTCGTGGACGCCAGATGTGCCTAGCTTGCAACAGCTGGTGCATATTTTTACGGGAACACTTTCACCCGATGCTACGATCCGTCAAGAAGCAACAACTGCTTTAACTCAAGCTAAAAATATtgctgattttgataattattTACTTCATATTCTGCTATCGAATGAAATTGCAGATTCCACACGTGCATCTGCAGGTATTTATCTGAAAAATGATCTCGTTAAAAACTTCAAGTATAAACCCCATGAACTCCAAGCCAATATTCTACAGTTGGTTCCACATGGGTTGTTATCCGAGTCGCCTTTTGTACGACATATCACCGCAGGTATTATAAGTGCTGTTTTCCGTGCAGTTGGAACTGCGGGCTGGCCTAGTGTTGTTCCTGATTTAATTGCCCTAATTTCAGGTGCTGCAGGCGAATATGCAATTGATGGTGCATCTGAAGCTTTACTTTCGATCTGTGAAGATTCCAGCAGGATGCTAGAATAcgaaataaaaaacaatGATGGCTCTATTACAGTTCCTATGCAGACACTAATCCCAAAATTAATCGAATTAATCCCAAACTCTCAGCCTTCAATCACATCCAAAATTAGATCGAGGTTTTTAAATTGTTTAGTTCACTGCATTAACGTTGGGTCCAACACCGCTTTGATCAATATTGATGCTATCCTCGCTATCGTGTTTGCTATGTGTCAAGAGAACAACGGTGACGAGGAGGTGCAAAAGGCTGTTGCTTCTATATTCTGTGGCATTTTAGAGAAATGGCCAGAAAAGTTATATCCACACTGGTCAGGTATTTTGCAATGGTGTATTCATATGGTCAAACAAGGTGCAGACTCTGTGGCGCTACAGGCTGatgaatttcttttatcaatgaGTACAAGTGAATTGCCAAACCAGTATATTCGACCTTACTTAGAAGATTTAATACCTGTTTTACTCGAGAAAATGGTTTATGATCTAAATGACGTTGAGCTGATGGAAGCAGAGGATGAGAAGGATGTCGGTTCTGAGGACAAAGATGAAGACATAAAACCACAGACtgcaaaatcaaaggagCATAAATTAACTAAAAGAGATGGTACAGAGTCTTCCGCTTTATTGAACAAAGATGACGACGATGACAATGATGATTCCGACAacgatgacgatgatgatgatgatggtgatgatgacgacTTTGATAATACTTATACCTGGAATCTAAGAAAATGTTCTGCTGCTACTGTTGACATTTTATCCACTTATTACCCTGAAGAGGTGTTGCAATATTCGTTCCCAAtaattaaagaaaatatgaaTGCAAGTACATGGCCTATTAGGGAGGCTTCAATTTTAACTCTCGGTGCTATATCAGAAGCAGCTTTGAATCATGCAACCATGCAATTACCTGAACTGATCCCTTTCTTAGTTGACAGGTTAAAGGATGATCAACCGAGAGTCAGACAAATCACATGTTGGACTCTAGGCAGGTACTCGCACTGGGTCTGTTCTGAGGCTCAAAGTGGAGGTTCATTTGCTAGCTATTTTACACCTACTTTCCGGGCTATTATGGAATGTGCTTTAGATTCGAAAAAAGTTGTACAAGAATCAGCATGTTCCTCTTTATCtgatttcattgaatcTTCTGAACCACAGCTATTATCACAGTTTATTGAACCTTTACTACATCACTTCCAAGCTTATTTTACAAATTATCGTAGGAAAAATTTGATTGTGTTGTATGATACTATCCaaacatttgttgaaaaagtcGGTGAGGCTTTGCGTTACAATCAAAAGTTTATGGATTTGCTTTTACCACCATTAATGGAGAAATGGCAAACTctaaatgatgatgacaaaGATTTATGGCCGTTGTTAGAATGCATGTCCTCAGTTGCAGCATCCACTGGTGAGGCTTTTGCAAGTTGTGCTATGCCTGTTTATGAGCGTGCCTTGCGGATTTTGAATAACTGTATTGAGCAAGACAAAATGGCAACTAGTGATCCATCATTTGTGCCACCAGAAAAGGATTTCATAGTGACTTCTCTAGATTTAATTGACGGTTTAGTTCAAGGGTTGACTCAGCATTCTGCCGAACTGATTAATAGAACTGATTCTTCTGCCAAATACTCCTTAATGGAGTTGGTTTTAACTTGCTTGGATGATAATGTAGATGATGTGAGACAATCGGCTTATGCACTGATTGGTGACTTTGCTATTTACTTGTTCCCAACACTAATTCTTCCATATCTTCAACCATTAATGATTTCCATTTACCAGGAAATAGGAAAACTAAATGAATACTCCGTTGCATCATGTAACAATGCTATATGGGCACTTGGCGAAATTTCCATTAGATCAGAAAATAACATACTGGATCAATATCTAGCTAACTTTTTAAGAATCTTAGAACCTCtggttttgaattttgatGCGGACATTACGCTTCTGGAAAATGCAGCTGTCACCATAGGCCGATTTGGTATTCACTATCCCGATCAAACATCAGTGATGGCTAACGATGTCTTAATTGTTTGGTGTCAATTAATTGGAGGCttagaagataatgaagagAAGGCGAGTGCCGTCCAAGGAATGTGCAATATTGTTTTAAAACATCCTGAAATTGTCAATGCTTTAGGTAATATGCGTGCAATTGTTGAACTAATTGCCAATTATCATGAACCAACGGTAGAGTTGGCAGAAATTTTTAAAGTGCTTCTTACCGGATTAAAGTCTGGATTAGGGGCCGAATGGGATAGAATCGTCTCAGGTACTGCATATTGTGAAACCTTATCTCAGAGATATGGGGTTTGa
- a CDS encoding uncharacterized protein (PKUD0B05600; similar to Saccharomyces cerevisiae YBR147W (RTC2) and YOL092W (YOL092W); ancestral locus Anc_3.105), translated as MAPPPTPFINAQMISGITGSISIACWIIVFAPQIYQNFARKSAEGLSLLFVVLWLAGDVFNVVGAILQGVLPTMIILAIYYTLADVVLLWQCLHYGHGDRKVDPIHLSPANPLSSEAEPLLESVLSNEHHHHHNQHHHVDPESALEVIMEADSNQSNEYNDINGSNPTSEETECSSYSSKSTVEGSELAYNLIMVALVFVAGFGGWYFGDSGHSSDPQPPKNDADLEFNVLAQTFGWLCAALYLGSRVPQILLNFERKSCDGIAFLFFLFACLGNITYVVSILSVSTGKRYLLVNSSWLVGSVGTLAEDFIIFCQFFLYNKNADSDEEDEDEEGSTI; from the coding sequence ATGGCACCACCCCCAACGCCCTTTATCAATGCCCAGATGATTTCAGGGATCACTGGATCGATTTCTATTGCCTGTTGGATCATTGTCTTTGCTCCTCAAATCTATCAAAACTTTGCACGAAAGTCTGCTGAAGGGTTGTCTCTCCTCTTCGTTGTTCTCTGGCTTGCCGGAGACGTGTTCAATGTTGTGGGCGCTATTCTACAAGGAGTCTTACCGACCATGATCATCCTTGCAATTTACTACACCTTAGCCGATGTCGTGCTTCTGTGGCAGTGTCTCCACTATGGCCATGGTGATAGAAAGGTCGATCCTATTCATCTATCTCCGGCAAATCCTTTAAGCAGTGAAGCGGAGCCACTTCTTGAATCAGTTCTATCGAACGAACATCACCACCACCATAACCAACATCATCACGTCGACCCTGAATCTGCATTAGAGGTTATAATGGAGGCAGATTCTAACCAATCCAATGAATATAACGACATAAATGGCTCAAACCCCACATCCGAGGAAACAGAATGCTCTTCGTattcttccaaatcaaCCGTTGAGGGTTCGGAATTAGCGTATAACTTGATAATGGTAGCACTGGTTTTCGTAGCGGGTTTTGGTGGTTGGTATTTTGGCGATTCAGGCCATTCTAGTGACCCGCAACCTCCCAAAAACGATGCTGATTTAGAGTTCAACGTTTTGGCACAAACATTTGGATGGTTATGTGCAGCATTATACCTTGGCTCCAGAGTACCTCAAATTTTGCTCAATTTCGAAAGAAAATCCTGTGACGGTATtgcatttttgttttttctttttgcaTGTTTAGGTAATATAACATACGTGGTATCAATTTTGTCAGTTTCTACAGGTAAAAGGTATCTCTTAGTAAACTCTTCTTGGTTAGTTGGAAGTGTTGGCACTTTAGCGGAAgattttattattttctgCCAGTTTTTCTTATACAATAAAAATGCTGACTCTgatgaggaggatgaagacgaagaaggATCTACAATTTGA
- a CDS encoding uncharacterized protein (PKUD0B05580; similar to Saccharomyces cerevisiae YIR027C (DAL1); ancestral locus Anc_3.181a), translating to MSSAISSTKVVIDGSVVPATIIFSKTSGKIIDVIKDVLLEDDPLLVTYDVQFYRNMSPLVILPGLVDSHVHLNEPGRTEWEGFPSGTQSAASGGVTTVIDMPLNAIPPTTNIKNLNIKLDSARGKCWVDTGFWGGLVPDNLDDLIPLINAGVRGFKGFMMDSGVEEFPMITPEYINKALEVVKGKNTMLMFHAEMDGANKEDNDEEFNKCRHKHDEEEHYYSGLSEAQAESLAKSPTLHAVEPLSAIENDMKPLELATKNMPILDTVDPTSYYSFLASRPDSFECNAIYNIIKCLQKHPTTKVHIVHLATHEALPMIRHAKETLGLPLSVETCFHYLSLKAEEIPSGATQFKCCPPIRSDENRRLLWGALKENLITSIVSDHSPCTPELKGLERGDFFAAWGGISSVGFGLPLLYTVGTEEFGIEITDIVEWCCVNTAKQVGLSHTKGRIAVGYDADFAIFDPLMEYTVANARTFFKNKLTAFDGKALKGRVVETILRGNSIYALGKGVSEVPMGKLILEARID from the coding sequence ATGTCTTCTGCAATTTCCTCAACAAAAGTGGTAATCGATGGTTCTGTCGTTCCAGCTactattattttttccaaaacatcTGGGAAAATTATCGATGTTATAAAGGATGTCTTATTGGAAGATGATCCATTGTTGGTTACTTACGATGTTCAATTTTATCGCAACATGTCTCCATTAGTAATCTTACCGGGTCTTGTCGATTCACATGTGCACTTGAACGAACCAGGTCGTACCGAATGGGAAGGTTTCCCTAGTGGAACTCAATCCGCTGCATCCGGTGGTGTTACAACGGTTATCGATATGCCATTGAACGCCATACCTCCAACtacaaatataaagaatCTAAATATTAAGTTGGATTCCGCAAGGGGTAAGTGCTGGGTTGATACCGGATTTTGGGGAGGCTTGGTGCCAGATAATCTCGATGACCTAATTCCATTAATAAATGCCGGAGTTCGTGGTTTTAAAGGGTTTATGATGGATTCAGGCGTTGAAGAATTTCCAATGATTACGCCGgaatatataaataaagCACTAGAGGTCGTCAAAGGTAAAAATACCATGTTGATGTTTCACGCTGAGATGGATGGTGCtaataaagaagataacGACGAAGAATTCAATAAATGTCGCCATAAACATGACGAGGAGGAGCATTATTATAGTGGTCTATCTGAAGCACAAGCTGAATCATTGGCGAAATCTCCAACATTGCATGCTGTGGAACCTTTGTCggcaattgaaaatgatatgaAGCCACTAGAATTAGCTACAAAAAACATGCCTATTCTTGATACAGTTGACCCAACGTCATATTATTCATTCCTCGCATCTCGTCCAGACTCGTTTGAATGTAACGCTATTTataacatcatcaaatgtCTTCAAAAACATCCAACTACCAAAGTTCACATTGTTCATTTAGCAACCCACGAAGCACTTCCAATGATTAGGCACGCTAAGGAGACTTTGGGATTGCCATTATCGGTTGAAACTTGCTTTCATTATTTATCACTCAAAGCGGAAGAGATTCCATCTGGTGCCACACAGTTTAAATGCTGCCCGCCAATAAGAAGTGATGAAAACCGCCGTTTGTTATGGGGTGCATTAAAGGAAAATCTGATTACTTCCATTGTGTCAGATCATTCTCCTTGTACTCCTGAATTAAAAGGATTGGAGAGAGGTGACTTTTTTGCAGCTTGGGGTGGTATTTCTTCTGTTGGTTTTGGGCTTCCACTATTATATACTGTTGGTACTGAAGAGTTTGGTATTGAGATTACGGATATAGTTGAATGGTGTTGTGTAAATACAGCGAAACAAGTTGGTTTATCTCACACAAAAGGACGTATCGCAGTTGGTTATGATGCAgattttgcaatttttgATCCTCTTATGGAGTACACAGTAGCAAATGCAAGAactttttttaaaaataaGCTGACGGCATTTGATGGTAAGGCTTTGAAGGGCAGAGTTGTTGAGACTATTCTACGTGGTAATTCGATTTACGCTTTAGGAAAGGGGGTTTCAGAAGTACCTATGGGTAAATTGATATTAGAGGCCAGAATCGACTGA